A window from Triticum aestivum cultivar Chinese Spring chromosome 6D, IWGSC CS RefSeq v2.1, whole genome shotgun sequence encodes these proteins:
- the LOC123141659 gene encoding FCS-Like Zinc finger 2 produces the protein MPSSSASASSLFAIVPLDGGGATSRHAMDACYLCGKPLSRDFDVFMYRGDTPFCSEECRAVQIDTDEVRERINTKILKERAARNEQRRGVAASEPNITRAGNVPVAS, from the exons ATGCCGTCGTCGTCTGCCTCCGCTTCGTCTCTCTTCGCCATTGTGCCCCTCGACGGCGGTGGCGCGACGAGCCGCCACGCCATGGACGCCTGCTACCTCTGCGGGAAGCCGCTCTCCAGAGATTTCGACGTCTTCATGTACAG AGGGGACACGCCATTCTGCAGCGAGGAGTGCAGGGCTGTGCAGATCGATACCGACGAGGTACGCGAGAGGATTAACACCAAGATCCTGAAGGAACGTGCTGCGAGAAACGAGCAGCGCCGCGGGGTGGCTGCCTCCGAGCCCAACATCACCCGCGCGGGAAATGTGCCGGTTGCAAGCTAA